A region of Fibrobacter succinogenes subsp. succinogenes S85 DNA encodes the following proteins:
- a CDS encoding M23 family metallopeptidase has translation MQRKVLESLYNQGGLSLFAISDEETLPTEALHKFALALNAGARFIVIDFTGKRPFEGNAPFQTSHLSQKLLSAEDIQKITASSTEDGCISFTGTKAIPTSDIEFRTLYHNLKNLEKIAPQVIGIVSTEQVENVGKLVAMARLLIMHVTPLSMKSAASFIEDVKEAQKIEILWLSKERPARRAYPKARKAISRNASATKEAFNLDFQKNPEELAKVIQKLHKVSILVKNPLDGFPRLIRNLFPLLLIAVIIAPFLFVTDIDRSDSNLRDRIQERNQLSVAPSFEYTFDGNESMQRIARYAIGRFDAIITNEKMIKNYVAKTLEDNGYGVTAWEKGCHNIPPKGTTIRFSRPDEIKRPASADTIGAAWKFWTSVISDSIAYITEFYHETATATQRKHNGIDVASRQGARILAPYGAKAWTSRDERGGVIIALVRKQDVILFMHCDKLLYLNGQEVMPGDPIATVGTTGHTTGPHAHIVTGLVSKKGKKRIGNVRYDVIDPIKWFYKFKPTSK, from the coding sequence ATGCAAAGAAAGGTCCTAGAAAGCCTTTACAACCAAGGCGGGTTATCGCTTTTCGCCATTTCTGACGAAGAAACCTTACCCACAGAAGCCTTGCATAAATTCGCACTGGCACTTAACGCCGGTGCGCGTTTTATTGTAATTGACTTTACCGGGAAGCGCCCTTTTGAAGGGAATGCGCCTTTCCAGACCTCGCACCTTTCACAAAAGCTCCTCTCCGCCGAGGATATTCAAAAGATTACAGCCTCTTCTACAGAAGACGGGTGCATCTCATTTACAGGGACTAAGGCAATCCCCACCTCGGACATAGAATTCCGCACGCTTTACCACAACCTTAAAAACCTCGAAAAAATAGCCCCGCAAGTCATCGGCATCGTTTCGACCGAACAAGTCGAAAACGTCGGAAAGCTAGTCGCCATGGCACGACTCCTGATCATGCATGTGACACCCCTTTCCATGAAATCGGCGGCATCATTCATCGAGGACGTGAAAGAAGCGCAAAAAATCGAAATTTTGTGGCTTTCCAAGGAACGCCCGGCAAGACGAGCCTACCCCAAGGCCCGCAAGGCCATCAGCAGAAACGCAAGCGCCACCAAGGAAGCGTTCAACCTGGATTTTCAAAAGAACCCGGAAGAACTCGCCAAAGTCATCCAAAAGCTCCATAAAGTTTCAATTCTCGTGAAAAATCCGCTTGACGGATTCCCGAGACTCATCCGCAACCTGTTTCCGCTATTGCTCATCGCCGTTATTATCGCGCCATTCCTCTTTGTCACAGACATCGACAGGAGCGATTCCAACCTCCGAGACCGCATCCAGGAACGAAACCAGCTTTCCGTAGCCCCCTCGTTCGAATACACCTTTGACGGGAACGAAAGCATGCAGCGCATCGCGCGTTACGCTATCGGACGATTTGACGCGATCATCACAAACGAAAAGATGATTAAGAACTACGTAGCCAAGACACTTGAAGACAATGGCTACGGCGTGACCGCATGGGAAAAGGGCTGCCACAACATTCCGCCTAAAGGAACCACAATACGCTTTTCCCGCCCGGACGAAATCAAGCGCCCCGCCTCGGCTGATACAATCGGCGCTGCATGGAAATTCTGGACATCCGTCATTTCGGACAGCATCGCCTACATCACGGAATTTTATCATGAAACAGCCACCGCTACGCAAAGAAAGCACAACGGCATTGACGTCGCCAGCCGCCAGGGAGCACGTATTTTAGCCCCATACGGAGCCAAAGCCTGGACTAGCCGTGATGAACGCGGAGGCGTGATTATTGCACTCGTTCGTAAGCAAGACGTTATCTTGTTTATGCATTGCGACAAGCTCCTTTATCTGAACGGCCAGGAGGTCATGCCGGGTGACCCGATTGCCACCGTAGGCACCACAGGACACACCACTGGACCGCATGCGCATATCGTTACGGGACTCGTCAGCAAGAAGGGAAAAAAGAGGATAGGCAACGTCCGTTACGACGTCATAGACCCCATAAAGTGGTTTTACAAATTCAAGCCGACCTCCAAATAA
- the leuC gene encoding 3-isopropylmalate dehydratase large subunit: protein MGKSLYQKIFESHTVAKLPSGQCQLFIGLHLCHEVTSPQAFAQLREEGQKVLFPERTFATVDHIIPTTFPERNRPLQDGISEEMFSHIENNTKNNGIKFFGPSTCEQGVIHIVGPEEGVTQPGMTVACGDSHTATHGAFGAIAFGIGTSQVADVLATQTLAMSPLKTRRIKFTGKLKPGVTAKDVALAYIAKLGVNGGVGYAYEFAGPVIEEMGMEGRMTVCNMAIEGGARVGYCNPDEKTFEYLKGRPYAPKADKWDEAVAYWKSVATDADAQFDDEVEINCDNLEPMVTWGITPAQAIPLNGNMPKIDEFEGSEKKVISEAYEYMGWEEGSKMIGRPIDIAFVGSCTNGRLSDLQAAAEIIKGHKVAPTVKMWVVPGSMKIKVEAEQLGLDKIFKEAGAEWREAGCSLCLAMNPDKLKGRQVSASSSNRNFKGRQGSPTGRTILMSPAMVAAAAIEGKITDVRKYIK from the coding sequence ATGGGAAAATCACTCTATCAGAAAATTTTCGAAAGCCACACGGTAGCTAAGCTCCCGAGCGGCCAGTGCCAGCTCTTTATCGGGCTTCACCTCTGCCACGAAGTGACGAGTCCGCAGGCCTTCGCCCAGCTCCGCGAAGAAGGCCAGAAGGTGCTGTTCCCGGAACGCACTTTTGCCACGGTCGACCACATTATCCCGACCACTTTCCCGGAACGTAACCGCCCGCTCCAGGACGGCATTTCCGAAGAGATGTTCTCCCATATCGAAAACAACACCAAGAATAACGGCATCAAGTTCTTTGGCCCCAGCACCTGCGAACAGGGCGTTATCCACATCGTTGGCCCGGAAGAAGGCGTTACGCAGCCGGGTATGACCGTTGCTTGCGGTGACTCTCACACGGCAACGCACGGTGCATTCGGTGCTATCGCATTCGGTATCGGCACAAGCCAGGTGGCAGACGTTCTCGCCACCCAGACGCTCGCCATGAGCCCCTTGAAGACTCGCCGCATCAAGTTCACCGGCAAGCTCAAGCCGGGTGTGACCGCCAAGGACGTAGCCCTTGCTTACATCGCTAAGCTCGGTGTGAACGGTGGCGTTGGCTACGCTTACGAATTTGCAGGTCCGGTCATCGAAGAAATGGGCATGGAAGGCCGTATGACGGTCTGCAACATGGCTATCGAAGGCGGCGCCCGCGTCGGTTACTGCAACCCCGACGAAAAGACTTTTGAATACCTCAAGGGCCGTCCGTACGCCCCGAAGGCCGACAAGTGGGACGAAGCCGTTGCTTACTGGAAGTCCGTGGCTACCGACGCCGACGCTCAGTTTGACGACGAAGTCGAAATCAACTGCGACAACCTCGAACCGATGGTCACCTGGGGTATCACTCCGGCTCAAGCCATCCCGCTCAACGGCAACATGCCGAAGATCGACGAATTCGAAGGCAGCGAAAAGAAGGTCATTTCCGAAGCCTACGAATACATGGGCTGGGAAGAAGGTTCCAAGATGATTGGCCGCCCGATCGACATCGCATTCGTGGGTAGCTGCACTAACGGCCGCCTCTCCGACTTGCAGGCCGCCGCCGAAATCATCAAGGGCCACAAGGTTGCCCCGACCGTCAAGATGTGGGTCGTTCCGGGCTCCATGAAGATCAAGGTGGAAGCCGAACAGCTCGGTCTCGACAAGATCTTTAAGGAAGCCGGTGCCGAATGGCGCGAAGCAGGCTGCTCGCTCTGCCTCGCCATGAACCCGGATAAGCTCAAGGGTCGCCAGGTCAGCGCAAGCTCCAGCAACCGTAACTTCAAGGGCCGCCAGGGCAGCCCGACGGGCCGCACCATCCTCATGAGCCCCGCCATGGTGGCAGCAGCCGCCATCGAAGGCAAGATCACCGACGTCCGCAAGTACATCAAGTAA